The sequence AGCTCCGGCAACAATGTGTATCCGGCACCTTCTTCCACTAATCTCAGCAAAGAGCCGATTGAGCCACTTTGATATTCAAACGACATCTCATCGTTCCTTTTTGTAGCGCTGCAAATATTCAGGGCCTGGTTACGGAAGCAATGCCCCTCTTCCATCAGTAACAAACCATCTATACCAAGCTCATTCTGATCCAGGATTTCCTTTTCCAATAAAGGATGCCCGGCCGGCAAATATGCCAGGAATGGTTCGTAATAAACCGGAATTTCCCTTATCTGATCTTCATTGATCGGAGTGGCCATAATTCCGATATCAATAGTGTCTTTTTTTATGGCCGATATAATGTGTTCACTTTGCATTTCCGAGATTATCAGTCGTGTATCCGGTAAATAGCGAATGAAATGGGGGAGGAAGCGATGGATGAGATAGGGGGCCAACGTGGGAATAATACCGATCCTGTACATCCCGCTTACTTCCTCTTTTTCCTGGGTAATCTTGCTCTTTAGCAAACGGTATTCCTTTATGATCCTTCTTGCCCCATCAATAAATTCCACTCCCTGGCGGGTTGGCTGTAATGGTTTCCTGGTACGGTTAAAGATCTGAAACCCTATTTCATCCTCCAGCTTTTGAACCTGCATGGTCAGCGTAGGTTGGGTGACAAAGCAGGATTCCGCTGCACGGACGAAGTTCCTGTGATTATCCAGGGCTATTACGTATTCCAGTTGTTGAATGGTCATATTATAAGTTTATGCTATATCAAAATAGATATTATTGATTTGACAAATATAATAAAATGAATGATATTTGCAGAAAATTAGGAATTATGATTTAAGAATTTAAAATTAAGGAGATTAATTATGGAAGAAAAGAATGAAATTACAATGATGCCGCGTATCGGGGACATTGCGCCTGATTTTACGGCTGTTACAACCAAGGGAACCATTAAATTATCGGACTTTGCCAAGGACAAATGGATAGTTATGTTTTCGCATCCTGCCGACTTCACGCCGGTGTGTACAACCGAGATGAGTGGTTTTGCCGAAAGAAAGAGTGAATTTGATGCACTGAACGCAGAATTGTTGGGTCTTAGCATAGACAGCATTCATTCGCATCTGGCCTGGGTTCACAATGTTAAGGAGAAGACCGGTGTTTACTTTGATTTTCCGATTATAGCCGACCTCGACATGAAAGTTTCGAAGTTGTATGGCATGCTTCAGCCCAATGAAAGTGAAACTGCAGCTGTAAGAGCGGTATTTTTTATCGACCCGAACAAGAAGATTCGCCTGATCATGTATTATCCGCTGAACGTTGGAAGGAATATGGACGAGATCATCAGGGTTCTGGTTGCCCTTCAGACAGCCGATAAGTACAAGGTGGCGCTGCCTTTGAACTGGAAAAAGGGTGATAAAGTGATAGTTCCTCCGCCAAAGACCCTTGATGAAATGAATGAGCGGATGAAAGACACTACCTGCGAACGGATAGATTTTTATCTCTGCAAAAAGGATTTGAATTAAAAGATCACATTCAAGTAAGAGTAAACAGGAATCCCTGAATCCGGGATTCCTGTTTTTGTTTTTATCAGTAAACCATGAATTTCCTTGTGGTTTTGTTTGTACCGGCTTCAGCCGTACAGTAATAAATGCCTGCAGGTAAATCCTGGATATTAACGGAAACATTTTCATTGTTCCCGTTGAAGGAGTTGATCTGAATTGATTTTACAATCTGGCCGACGGGGTTGAAAATATTGATGGTTAGTTCAGAAATCTGATCAAGCGACAGGTTGAAGTTTATGTTCTGACGAGCCGGATTCGGAAAGATCTCCGACATCAGGATAGTATTCCCGGGTTGATTTTCTTTGATCCCGATAAAGAAATCCTTGGGATAGCTAACATGATAAATGTTGTTGTTAACGGCTGCGGATTGCTCATTCGGCCACTCGAAAGTACCGGGCAGATTATCTTCCTGGAAAACAATATGCACCAAATCCTCAATATAAGCAGGCATTTGAGGGTATGCACATTCAGAGAAGATATAGATAATATCCGTATTCAGGTCAATTTGTCCTTCCCAGGATGTACCGGCATCAAAAGAAGCATTGGCAATGATATGGCGGTAGAAATGGGTTCCGCTTGAATAATCCGGAGACATAATGCTGGAAGAAATAAAAATATTATCGAGTGCATCAATGGATATCTGCGGGAAAGCGCAAAGCGCATTAGCATAGTTAGGTTGTCCGGAGGGGATTTCATAGGGCTCGGAGGATGTTACCCATCCGACAAGGTTGCCGGCCTCATACAGGTAATCCATTGTGTATGAGCTGATAAGGGTTGTATCCATAACCGGCATGTCCTCATTCCAGTAGATAAGTCCGTCTGTATATGGGTACCAGTTAACTTCGCCCTGAACGAAGAGTTTGACCATTCTTGGAAAAACAACATGAGCTTTGCCTTGTGAATCAAGAACTATTCCTGAAGAACCGACGCCACAGGGGATATCCGGGCTATCATCGGGGTGGTTGAAAGGAGTGTAGGGTACTTCAAAAACATCGATTTTATCCCAGGTATCGCCGTTGTTGGTGGATTTGAATATTCTTCCGCCATATTCATCAAATCCGTATGTAAAGGCGATGTTGCTTCCGACGGAATTCGACCAGTCGAAGCTGAGTGAGTTGATACTTTCGAAATAATCGGAACCCAATCCGTCGATGATCACTCCATCAATATCCCATGTTTCGGCACCATCGGAGGAACGGTAGTAGAGCAAAGCATTGGTTTGTCCCATGTATGGTTCGTCATAGGTCATGGCCAGTAAGTGTATATATTCATGGTTTTCGCCACCGGTGGTCATGGAGTGCCATACAAGAGAGGTTCCTGTAGGACCGGTAAGTTCGGTCATAACCCATTCGCCTTCGCCTTTGTTTTCTCTTTTAAAGAAAAGTATTGGGCCTTCTCCGGCGATGTATTTATAAAGACACATGATTTCGCCGTTTGGTCCCCAGGCTGAATAGCTTGGCCAGCCCATACGGTCGGCAGGACCAATATGAGGAGTATAGGTTCCCCAGGATGCCCCGTCGAAATAGTTATAACCTGCGCCGCGCTCAGGATCACCGGTTTCGCCACG is a genomic window of Bacteroidota bacterium containing:
- a CDS encoding hydrogen peroxide-inducible genes activator produces the protein MTIQQLEYVIALDNHRNFVRAAESCFVTQPTLTMQVQKLEDEIGFQIFNRTRKPLQPTRQGVEFIDGARRIIKEYRLLKSKITQEKEEVSGMYRIGIIPTLAPYLIHRFLPHFIRYLPDTRLIISEMQSEHIISAIKKDTIDIGIMATPINEDQIREIPVYYEPFLAYLPAGHPLLEKEILDQNELGIDGLLLMEEGHCFRNQALNICSATKRNDEMSFEYQSGSIGSLLRLVEEGAGYTLLPELSLEHEIVNKDNIRRFIHPEPSREIGIVVHSTFSRDGLIMELKNTISGNIPESFRKDESFIRIKWR
- a CDS encoding peroxiredoxin, whose product is MEEKNEITMMPRIGDIAPDFTAVTTKGTIKLSDFAKDKWIVMFSHPADFTPVCTTEMSGFAERKSEFDALNAELLGLSIDSIHSHLAWVHNVKEKTGVYFDFPIIADLDMKVSKLYGMLQPNESETAAVRAVFFIDPNKKIRLIMYYPLNVGRNMDEIIRVLVALQTADKYKVALPLNWKKGDKVIVPPPKTLDEMNERMKDTTCERIDFYLCKKDLN
- a CDS encoding T9SS type A sorting domain-containing protein: MKRALLSCFLIFAFIMAYAQPGYFPPDKNARNYHIKETKMHPAMMSAPAETIIGQKFLDQSVIGYTWYDAQTVNYGNVMERVFAFPDGTIGATWMNRGETGDPERGAGYNYFDGASWGTYTPHIGPADRMGWPSYSAWGPNGEIMCLYKYIAGEGPILFFKRENKGEGEWVMTELTGPTGTSLVWHSMTTGGENHEYIHLLAMTYDEPYMGQTNALLYYRSSDGAETWDIDGVIIDGLGSDYFESINSLSFDWSNSVGSNIAFTYGFDEYGGRIFKSTNNGDTWDKIDVFEVPYTPFNHPDDSPDIPCGVGSSGIVLDSQGKAHVVFPRMVKLFVQGEVNWYPYTDGLIYWNEDMPVMDTTLISSYTMDYLYEAGNLVGWVTSSEPYEIPSGQPNYANALCAFPQISIDALDNIFISSSIMSPDYSSGTHFYRHIIANASFDAGTSWEGQIDLNTDIIYIFSECAYPQMPAYIEDLVHIVFQEDNLPGTFEWPNEQSAAVNNNIYHVSYPKDFFIGIKENQPGNTILMSEIFPNPARQNINFNLSLDQISELTINIFNPVGQIVKSIQINSFNGNNENVSVNIQDLPAGIYYCTAEAGTNKTTRKFMVY